CGAGAAGCTCCCCATGACCCGCAAGACCGACCTCAGGGATAACTATCCGTTCGGGCTCTTCGCTGTTCCTAAAGAGGATATTGTGAGGGTGCATGCCTCCTCCGGAACAACAGGGAAGCCCACGGTGGTCGGCTACACAAAGAACGACATAGAGACATGGTCTGATATGATGGCCAGGGACTTCGTCATGGTCGGGGTGACCAGGAACGACATATTCCAGAACGCTGTGAACTATGGTTTCTTCACTGGCGGGCTGGGCGTTCACTACGGCATAGAGCGTATCGGCGCGATGGCAGTTCCTTCCGGCACGGGCAACACCGAGAGGCAGCTCGAGATCATGGCGGATTTCGGGGTGACGGTGCTGCACTGCACACCATCGTATGCGCTCTACCTGGCGGAGACAGCGAAGGCGAAGGGAATCATGGAGAAGCTGAAGCTCAGGATAGGCTGCTTCGGAGCCGAGCCCTGGTCGGATGAGGCGCGCCAGGAGCTCGAGGAGGCTTTCGGCATAAAGGCCTACGACTCATACGGGCTCTCTGAGATGTTCGGGCCGGGCGTCGCCTTCGAGTGCCAGGAGCAGAACGGGCTGCACATCTGGGAGGATCACTTCATTGTGGAGATTATCGACAGGGATGGGAACCCGTGCGCCCCGGGAGAGCGCGGCGAGCTTGTGCTCACATCTCTGACCAAAGAGGCGATGCCGCTGATAAGGTACAGGACCGGGGATGTGACTTACCTTCTGGAGGACGGCTGCAGCTGCGGGCGCACGAGCCGGAAGCTCCACAGGTTCCTGGGGAGAGCCGACGATATGCTCGTCGTGAGGGGCATAAACGTCTTCCCGAGCCAGATAGAGGATGTGCTTCTCTCGATACCCGAGATCGGGGATTACTTCCAGGTCATAGTCGACAGAAAGCATCACGGTCTGGATGAGCTCACGATCCAGGTCGAGATGAAGGACGAGGCGTTCACAGGGGAGCTCGCAG
This DNA window, taken from Methanothrix sp., encodes the following:
- a CDS encoding phenylacetate--CoA ligase, which produces MAFWQPKLELMERSELEELQLRRLRKTVEQVYRNVPFYHRKMTEMGITPHDINSLRNIEKLPMTRKTDLRDNYPFGLFAVPKEDIVRVHASSGTTGKPTVVGYTKNDIETWSDMMARDFVMVGVTRNDIFQNAVNYGFFTGGLGVHYGIERIGAMAVPSGTGNTERQLEIMADFGVTVLHCTPSYALYLAETAKAKGIMEKLKLRIGCFGAEPWSDEARQELEEAFGIKAYDSYGLSEMFGPGVAFECQEQNGLHIWEDHFIVEIIDRDGNPCAPGERGELVLTSLTKEAMPLIRYRTGDVTYLLEDGCSCGRTSRKLHRFLGRADDMLVVRGINVFPSQIEDVLLSIPEIGDYFQVIVDRKHHGLDELTIQVEMKDEAFTGELADLARLQKKVEERLKAVLNIRSKVELVEKGTIPRTAGKSKKVVDLRKI